Proteins encoded together in one Prunus dulcis chromosome 3, ALMONDv2, whole genome shotgun sequence window:
- the LOC117623532 gene encoding tryptophan synthase alpha chain-like codes for MATSLKSTATGFLQLKKPQNPFLHHSPSQASTVSVKTRLLTPMAALTMIPTINLSQTFTKLKNQRKVAFIPYITAGDPDLSTTAQALKVLNSSGADVIELGVPHSDPILDGPVIQASATRSLARGTNFNSIMSMLKDVVPQLSCPIVLFSYHNPIIKHGIENFMSTISDVGVHGLVVPDAPFEETKSLRKEAVKNNVELALLTTPTTPIDRMKKIVEASEGFVYLVSTVGVTGARESVNEQVPRLLREIREATTKPVAVGFGLSKPEHVKQVAEWGADGVIVGSAIVKVLGEAKSPEEGLKALETFTKSFTSALLG; via the coding sequence ATGGCTACTTCTCTGAAATCCACTGCTACTGGCTTTCTTCAACTTAAGAAACCTCAAAACCCATTTCTTCATCATTCTCCATCCCAAGCATCAACCGTTTCCGTAAAGACACGTCTTCTAACACCAATGGCTGCTCTCACCATGATCCCTACCATCAATCTCTCTCAAACTTTCACAAAATTGAAGAACCAACGCAAAGTAGCATTTATCCCTTACATCACTGCTGGTGATCCTGACCTTTCAACCACTGCTCAAGCGCTCAAGGTGCTCAATTCTAGTGGAGCAGACGTGATCGAGTTAGGTGTGCCACACTCTGATCCAATACTAGACGGTCCAGTTATACAGGCTTCAGCCACTCGTTCCTTAGCTAGAGGGACCAATTTCAATTCTATTATGTCAATGTTAAAGGACGTGGTCCCACAATTGTCTTGTCCGATCGTTCTATTTTCGTACCATAACCCCATTATAAAGCATGGTATTGAAAACTTCATGTCCACAATTAGCGACGTTGGGGTACATGGTCTTGTGGTTCCAGATGCTCCATTTGAAGAGACAAAAAGCTTGAGAAAGGAGGCTGTGAAGAATAATGTCGAGTTGGCATTACTAACTACACCCACTACGCCAATAGATCGAATGAAGAAGATAGTTGAGGCTTCAGAAGGATTTGTATACCTTGTGAGCACTGTGGGAGTTACCGGTGCCCGTGAATCGGTGAACGAACAAGTTCCGAGGCTTTTAAGGGAAATTAGAGAGGCAACAACCAAGCCTGTGGCAGTTGGTTTTGGGCTATCAAAGCCTGAACATGTGAAACAAGTAGCAGAGTGGGGAGCTGATGGTGTTATTGTTGGTAGTGCCATTGTGAAGGTGTTGGGGGAAGCCAAGTCACCCGAAGAAGGGTTGAAAGCACTTGAAACTTTCACCAAGTCTTTCACATCTGCACTCCTTGGATAA